The Amycolatopsis sp. DG1A-15b genome contains the following window.
CGGATGGCGGCCTCGGCTTGGGCCTGTGCGTAGTGGCCGCTGGCCGCCGAGACCAGCTGCCGGTAGGGCCCGGGTACGCGCGCCACGATCCCCAGGTCGGGCGCCGGCACCACGATGACGCGGGCGCCGGCGCGGACCAGCCGCGCCACGGCGTCGTGCAGCTGCCGCGCGCCGACGGCGGGGGAGACGAACCCGGCGAGGTCGTTCGCGCCGATCACGATCAGGGCCAGGTCCACCCGCTCGCCGAGGGCGACGCCGACCTGGCGTTCGAGGTCGGCCGAGCGAGCTCCGGGCACGCCGAAGTTCCGGAGCCGCACGGTGTGGCCCGCGTCGCGCAGGCGGCGGGTGAGCCGCCGGCCGAGGGTGTCGTCCTCCCGGCTGCTGCCGACGCCGGCCGCCAGCGAGTCGCCGAGGACGCAGAATTCGAGTGGCGAAGTCATCACCGGGGTACAACGTGACCGGGTCGCCGTTGTTTCCCGTGGGGCTGGAGGTCACGTTGACCAGGACGGTGCTCGTACGGGTGCTGGTGGTGGCCGTCGTCGTCCTCGTGCTCCTGCTGGCCGCCTTCTGGGCGGTCCAGCGGCGGCTCATCTACCTGCCGGACCCCGCGCCGGTGCCCGCCGCCGCGAGCGTGCTGCCAGGCGCTGTGACAACCGGGGCTCCGCCCCGGAGCGGGGGCTTCGCCACCCGCACCCCTGAAACGATGGCCGAGGACATCCACCTTCGCACGGCCGACGGACTGGACCTGGGCGCCTGGTACCTGCACCCGGCCGGCCGGGACCCGGCGGCGACGGTGCTGGTCGCGGGCGGCAACGGCGGCAACCGGGCCGGCCGGGCCCCGCTGGCCGCGAAGCTCGCGCAGGCCGGGCTGGCCGTGCTGCTGCTCGACTACCGCGGGTACGGCGGCAATCCGGGCGATCCCAGCGAGGACGGCCTGGCCCTCGACGTCCGCGCGGCCCACCGCTTCCTGACCGAGGACCGGCGGGTGCCGCCCGGGCGCCTGATCTACTTCGGCGAAAGCCTCGGCTCCGCCGTCGTCACGGAGCTGGCCCTCGAACACCCGCCGGCGGGCCTGCTGCTGCGGTCGCCGTTCGCCGACCTCGCGGCGGTCGGCGCGGAAAGCTACCCGTACCTGCCGGTGCGCCTGCTGCTGCGCGACCGCTTCCCGGTCAAGGAGCAGGCCGCGCGGCTCCACGTCCCGGCCGTGGTGGTCGCAGGCGGCCGGGACTCGATCGTCCCGCCGTCCCAGAGCCGCGAGGTGGCGGCCGCGGCGTCGGCCCGGCTGGTGGAGATCCCCGGTGCCGACCACAACGACCCGGTGCTGCTCGACGGCCCGGAGCTGGTCGAGGCGGTGCTCTCGCTGGTCCCGCGCTGAACCTGGTCCTGGCGGACCCAGGCTGGGCCGGGCCTGGCCCGGTGCTCCCGGCCGCCGCAGGATCGAGGCCATGACGAACAGCATGAAGGCGGTCACCATCCCCGAGTTCGGCCCCGCCGAGGTCCTGCGGCTCGACACCGTGGCGGTGCCGGAGCCCGGGCCGGGCGAGGTCTCGATCGACGTCGCCTACGCCGGCGCCAACTTCGCCGAGGTCCTCTACCGGCAGGGTGTCGTCGACGTCCCGCTGCCCTTCGTCCCCGGCATCGAGGTCTCCGGGCGGATCCGCGCGCTGGGCGAAGGCGTCGAAGGCCTGTCGGTGGGGGAGCCGGTCGCCGCGTTGACGATCGTGGCGAGCGGGGGCTACGCCGAGGTGGTCACCACCGCCGCCGCGCTGGTGGCCCCGCTGCGCGGAACCGATCTCGAGGTGGCGGCGGCGGTGCCGTCCAACAGCACCACCGCCTTCCTCGTCCTGGAGCGCGTGGCCAGGCTGGAACGCGGCGAACGCGTCCTGGTGCACGCCGCCGCCGGCGGGGTGGGCAGCCAGCTGGGCCAGGTCGCGCGCCTGCTCGGCGCCGGCCGGGTGGTCGGCACGGTCGGGAGCGAAGCGAAGATCGCCGCCGCGAAGGCGTTCGGCTACGACGAGGTCGTCCTGCGCGACGAGGTGGCCGGCACCGGCGAGTTCGACGTCGTGGTGGACATGGTCGGCGGCCCGGCGCGCCGCGCGAGCCTGGACCGGCTCGCCCCGATGGGGCGCCTGGTGGTCATGGGCAACGCCTCGGGCGCCGAGGACGTCGGCATCCCGGCCAACGAACTGTGGTTCACCACCAAGACCGTGTCGGGGTTCAACCTCGCCGCGTTTTCCGCCGTGGCACCGGAAACCGTGGGGCAGGCCGTGCGCCGCGCCGTCGCGGCCGTCGCGGACGGCACCCTGCGCGTCGACGTCGAATCCCTGTCGCTGGCCGAGGCAGTGACCGCGCACCGCCGCATCGAATCGGGTTCGACGACCGGCAAGCTCGTGCTCCGTGTGCGGTGACCGGCGGGTGTGACGGGTGTCCGCCTTGAGACCTTCGCCGGATCGCGCATAATGGCCACTGACCGACTGCTTGGTATGTGCCGGGCACCACAGCCGAAGGAGACCGCCTGCCGTGAACTCGTTCAAGGATCGCGTCGCGATCGTCACCGGGGCCAGCCGGGGCATCGGCCTCGGGATCGCGAAGACGCTCGTCGAGCGCGGCGCCAAGGTCTGCCTCACCGCCCGCAAGCCGGAGGCCCTCGAAGAGGCGGTCGGCTCCCTCGGCGGCCCGGACGTCGCCATGTTCGTGGCGGGCAAGGCCGACGACACCGACCACCAGGACGAGACGGTCGCCAAGACGATCGAGACCTTCGGCCGGCTCGACTACCTGGTCAACAACACCGGCATCAACCCCGTCTACGGCCCGACCCTGGACATCGACCCGGCCGCCGCGGCGAAGATCCTCGGCGTCAACGTGCTCGCGCCGCTGGGCTGGACCAAGCGCGCCCGCGACGCGTGGATGGGGGAGCACGGCGGCGCCGTCGTCAACGTCGCCTCCGTCGCCGGTCTCGGCGCTTCGCCGGGCATCGGCATGTACGGCGTCAGCAAGGCGGCGCTGATCCGGCTGACCGTCGAGCTCGGCGCCGAGCTGGGGCCGAAGATCCGCGTCAACGCCGTCGCGCCGGCCGTCGTCAAGACGAAGTTCGCGACCGCGCTGTACGAGGGCCGCGAGGAGGAGGTCGCCTCGGCGTACCCGATGAAGCGGCTCGGCGTGCCGGCCGACATCGCGGGCGCGGTGGCGTTCCTGCTGTCCGACGACGCGGGCTGGATCACCGGCCAGACGGTGGTCCTCGACGGCGGCGTGACCCTGGGCGGTGGCCTGTGACCGGCGTCGTCGTCACCGGGGGCGGCGGCGGTATCGGTGCCGCGCTGGCCCGCCGCTTCGCGGCCGACGGCGCCCGGGTCGTCGTGGCCGACCTCGACGGGGACAAGGCCGCGGAGATCGCGGCCGAGGTCGGCGGGACGGCGTTCGCGGGGGACGTCGCGAGCCTGGACGGCGTCACGGAGCTGATCGACAGCGCCCGCTCGGCGCTCGGCGAGATCGACGTCTTCTGCGCGAACGCGGGCATCGCGCCCTTCGGCGGCGCGGAGAGCGGCGAGGAGGTGTGGGCGCGCACCTGGGACGTCAACGTCATGTCGCACGTCCGCGCGGCGAACCTGCTGCTGCCGGCGTGGCTCGAGCGCGGCCGGGGCCACTTCGTCGCCACGGTGTCGGCGGCCGGCCTGCTGACCAGCCTCGGCTCGGCGCCGTACTCGGTGACCAAGCACGGCGCGCTGGCGTTCGCGGAATGGCTGTCGGCGACCTACCGCCACCGCGGCATCACGGTGCAGGCGATCTGCCCGCAGGGCGTGCGCACGGCGATGCTGGAGAGCACCGGCACGGCGGGCCGGCTGCTGATGGGCGCCTCGGCGATCGAGCCGGAGCAGGTCGCCGACGCGCTCTTCGCCGCCATGGAGGACAAGCGGTTCCTGGTGCTGCCCCACCCCGAGGTCGCGGGCTACTACGCGGCGCGCGCCACCGAGACCGACCGGTGGCTCGGCGGGATGAACAAGCTGCAGCGCAAGGTCGAGGAGGCCGTCGGGGAGCTGTGAGCGCGCTGCTTCACCGCTCGGACCGGCGGCGACCGGCTCGGTGCGGCCGGGGGAGCAACAGCCGCACCGCATGGACGAACTCGCTCGGCGACGTCGGCAGGCCGGGATCGGTCACCGGATCTCGGCTGGGTCCAGGCCGCCGACGGTCAGCCCGGTATCGGCGGCGGCGCGTTTCGACCACGCCATGGCGGGCTTCAAGTCGACTGCGGACGGATGCCGACCGGTCACAGTGACCCCGGGACGGGTCATCCGACACTTCGACCTGCGACGGCTTCCCGCTCTCCGGCCACAGCCCGGTTCCATGCGGCCATGGCGGTGCCCGGGTGCGGCCAGGCGCGTGCCGCTCGAGGTACGGAATTCGCACCGCATTCGAGGCGGGGCGTGGGATTGTGACAGATGTCGATGACCTTGACTGGTGTTTCGGCAAAAAGGACTCGTTCCGCCACGGCTGGAGATAACCTCTTGCCGATGAGTCGAGTGAATAATCATCCGTTTGGGGCTAGTGGTTGGTCACAGTCGCTCGTACCGTCGGTTCTCCTGGATATGTCGGGAAGCGCACTCTCGTTCTGAGGTTGTCAACGGGATACTTCGAATTGAGCTGCGCATTTATCTGTGGTCGCAAGTTTCGTAAATAATTGAAAAAGGGGGAGTAATGTTTGAGAAGTTCGCTTCGAAGATTGCTGGCATTGCTTGGCGTGTGCCTGTCCATGCTTGTTTCTGGTGTGGGGTTGGCTAATGCGAGCGATCGGCCTGTGGTAGTCAATTATCAACTCAAGGCCGATAGGCAAGCCAGGCTGCACTTTTTAAATTGAGAGCGGTGAGTAGTCGGACTGGGCAGGTGGTGGCTCCCTTCGCTGACCCGCCTGGCAATGGTTGCGACTATGGGGACATCAAGGGCAATATCGGCGCTCAATATAGCCCGGCGGCCCCTTAGTGTTCTGGAGACCACTGAAACGTTCTACAGTTCCAGTGTCATATGTACGCCCACTGTCCAGGGGCAGACGATGGATTATCTGTCCGACATTGCCAAGCTTTATATCGATAATACTGAGAGGGATACCGGCAATCTTGGCGAGTGTGATTATCCGGCAGTCAACCCGTGTGTCGCGCGCGGATCGGTCGGCCACTTCGCCTGCGCTGGTGAGCTCAACTGTTCGGGCTACTACCAGATAACTCACTATGTCGACATGCTGCTGCCAGAGGGTTGGTACTGGCCTGGGCCTGCGGGTTCCAACTGTTCACTCCTGGATCCGCGTGAGATTCTGTGCTACTGGAGCACGATAAGGGTGGTTATTCCGGCAATTCTGTGACGGGCGACCAGTCTGCGTGTCGAACGGGTTGCAGGGTCGACGTCGGCGCTGTCGACCTTGCAACCTTGAGACTCCTCGTCACTCCTCAGTTATCGCGCCGACGTCTTGGGTGATGGTCTCTCATGCGGCGGAGTTCGGTGTCGCCAATGCGCCTGGTCTCCTCGTCGTCGAGCGGGCCGTCAGACGCGCTGATAAGATCGAAATCCCTGACTGTCGGCACCCCTTCGTATTCGGCTGAAGTTTTGGTGCCGCGTTGCGTCAAATCCGCTGAGCGTAGTCCGGCGATTGACGGTACTGACAACCCCAGCTCGCTCAAGAGTTGCAGGACCTCACTGCCTTGATCAGCGATAGCCGCCTGCAAGATGTGGCCCGTCGTCACCAGGTCGGCGTTGGCTGATGCGCTGGTTCGTACTGCGGCGTCGAGTATGCGCCACAGGTCGGGCGCCAGTGCGAGAGGTTTCGATTTCGTGGTTTCTGTGCTCGGGGCTGCGGAAACGAGGCGTCGAAGAGGTTCGAGATTGACGCCTGCTTCAGTCAATTCAGTACCGGCGACGCTTTGCGGGTCATCGGCCAGGCCGAGGAGGAGGTGTGTGGGTCCGATGTCGTCGGCCGACATGCGCGTTGCATGTTTCGCAGCCTCCGCCAGGGCGCGATTCGCAGCCGCTGAAAGCTTCTCGAACATCAGTGCCTCCCAATCGACGTGACCGAGATGTGACACCTTTCTCGGTCCATCCGTTGACCAGTGTACGGAGAAGTCGTGATGTTACGTCGCTCAGGTCGAGAGCGTACCGCGCTGCGCCGGAACTGATGGGCGTAACATTTTCCGGGCCGGTGCCGAGGCTCGGTCCCCGCCCGGTGAGTCCGCATCTCGACCCTCTAGTGGATCACCCGGTACCAGTTCGGGCGCAGGCGTTCCAGCTCGATCGTGCCACCGCCGGGACGGTCGAACATCCGGACCCCGTCGCCGAGGAGCACCGGGACCGGCAGGGCGAGGATCTCGTCGAGGAGACCGGCTTCGAGGCACTGCCGGGCCACGTCGGCCCCGAGGACGTTGACGTACTTCTCCCCGGCCGCCTCCTTGGCCGCGGCGACCGCCGAAGCCAGGTCGCCGACGAAGGTGACGCCGGGAACCGGTGCCGGGGGCCGGTGGGTGAGCACGAACTGAGGCCCCTCCCAGCCACCCCCGAAGGCCTTGCCTTCGCCCGGGCCGCCGCGGTGCGGGTCGTCGCCGTCGTAGGTGCGGCGGCCCACCAGCAGGGCTCCGATGCGGGGGATCAGGGCGTCGACCTCCGGGTCGGGGTGCAGGTGTGGCGTCAACCAGGACATGTCGCCGCCCGGGCCGGCGAGGAAACCGTCGATCGAGCAGCTGAACGCGTAGAGCAACTTGGCCATGCCGGTACTGACGACCGGGACGCCGAAAGCTCATCGGTGCGGCGGGAACCGCGGCGGACGGCGCTCGTTCCAGCTCGCCAGCCCCTCCGCGAGCTCGGGACGGCCGAACGACTCGACCATCAGCTCCGTGGCCGAGCGGGCCGCCTCGGAAAGCGGCAGCAGCGCCTCCCGCGCGAACTGCTCCTTCATCACCGCCATCGATCGCGGTGCGCTGTACGTCGCCAGCTCCGTCGCGTACGCGTGCGCGCCCTCCGCCAACTCGCCGGGCGGGACCACCTCCTGGACCAGGCCGTAGTCCAGCGCCTGTTCCGCGGTGAACGTCCGCCCGGACAGCAGCAGGTCGCGGGCCCGGCCCTGGCCGACGAGTTCCGGGAGCAGCTTCGCGATGCCGTACTCGGCGATCAGGCCGCGGCGGGCGAACGCGGTGGTGAACTTCGCGCCGGCGGCCGCGAACCGGACGTCCGCCGAGCAGGCGATGACGAAGCCGAGGCCGGCGCAGCCGCCGTTGACCGCGGCGATCACCGGGACGCCCGCCGACGCCGCCGCCAGCACGTCCCGGAAGTTCTCCTCGACTGGGGGCCGCGCGGCGATCGTGCCGAGCAACCCCAGGTCGGCGCCGGGGCAGAAGGCCCGGCCCGCCCCCGTGACGACGACGGCGCGGACTTCCGGGTCGGCGTCGGCCTGCCGCAGCAAGGCGCCGTAGCGGGCCTGCATCGGCACGTCCATCGCGTTGCTGCGGTCCGGCTTGTCGAAGGTGCACGTCGCGACCGCGCCGTCCGCCTCGTACCGCACGCCATCCACAATGGACATCGCCGCCTCCTCGGGTCGGACACCATACTAAGCGGTCGCTTGGCCGAGAAGTCACGCCCGGAGCGGCGAGCGAGCGCCGAGTTCGAAATTATCGAACTCTTTGATTGTCCGGAAACCTCTGTGCCATAGTGCTTTCCGCCCGCACGTCGCCGCGCTGGAAGGGGCTCACCCGATGCCGGAAGCAGAACCGAACGGTCTCCGCAGACGGGTGGTGCTGGGCGGGGCCGGGGCCGCCGTCGCCGTGTCGGCCGTCGCGCCGGTCGCCCGGGCCGCCGACGTGCTCGCCCAGCCGGGGCCGGCGCGAGAAAGCGATTTCACCACCGGCTGGCGGTTCGCACTGGCCAATCCGGACGGCGTCACCGATCCCGGTGGCCGCTTCGCCGACGCCCCGAAGCCCGGCTTCGACGACTCGGCGTGGCAGCTCGTCGACCTCCCGCACGACTGGAGCATCGAGCTCCCGCCGACCGGCAAGGGCACCAGCAGCGGTTCCGGCTTCTTCCGCGGCGGGCTCGGCTGGTACCGCAAGACGTTCACGCTGCCGCCGTCGCTCGCGGGCAAACGCGTGTCGGTGGAGTTCGACGGCGTCTATTCGGACGCCCACGTGTACCTGAACGGCGAGCTGCTCGGCCACCACCCGTACGCCTACACCGGGTTCGCCTTCGACCTCACCGGCCGGCTGCACACCGACGGGCGGACGCCGGACGTCCTCGCCGTGCGCGCGACGAACCCGCTGCCCAGCAGCCGCTGGTACTCCGGCAGCGGGATCTACCGGCGCGTCCGCCTGGTGGTGACCGAGCCGGTGCACGTGGCCCGCCACGGCACGTTCGTCACCACGCCCGACATCGCCGCCGGCCGGGGCACGGTGCGGGTCGCCACCGACGTCGTCAACGACGCCGGCGCCCCGGTCACCGCGGAGGTGCGCACGACCGTCACCGACCCGGCGGGCCGCGTCGTGGCGACCGGCTCGACGACCGTGGCGGTACCCGGCGGGCGGACGGTGCCGGCGGTGACCGGGTTGCGCGTCGAGCGGCCCCAGCTGTGGTCGATCGGCGCACCCCGGCTGTACCGGCTGCGCACCGACGTCGTCGTCGCCGGGCGCGTGCTCGACACGACCACCGCGGACTTCGGCTTCCGCTACACCGAATTCCACCCGGATCACGGATTTTCGCTCAACGGCAAGCCGATGAAGCTGCGCGGCGTCAACCTGCACTCGAGCCAGGGTGCGCTCGGCGCGGTGATCGACCCGGCCGCGCTGGAGCACCAGATGCGGCTGATGCTCGCGATGGGCGTCAACGCGCTGCGGACCGCGCACAACCCGCCGGACCCGCAGCTGGTGACGGTCTGCGAACGGCTCGGGATCGTGATGATGGTCGAGGCGTTCGACTGCTGGCGGACCGGCAAGCTCGAGTACGACTACCACCGCGACTTCGACGAGTGGAGCGGGCGCGACATCGCCGAGATGGTCCACGCGGCCAAGAACTCGCCCGCCGTCGTGCTGTGGTCGATCGGCAACGAGGTGCCGGACGCGTCGATGGCGGGCGGCCCGCAGATCGCGGCGGACCTGATCGCCGTGGTCCGCGCGATCGACGCCACCCGGCCGATCGTCATGGGTTCGGACCGCTACCGCGGTGTGCCCGCGCCGGGCTCGCCGCAGGACCTCATCCTCAAGCAGCTCGACGGTCTCGGCGTCAACTACAACACCGCCCAGTCCATCGACGGGCTGCACAAGCAGTACCCGGACAAGTTCTTCTTCGAATCCGAGTCGTCGTCGGAGACTTCGACGCGCGGGGTCTACCAGGACCCGGACCTGCTCAACACCGGTGAGAACCACACCCCGGGCAAGCGGGCGACGTCGTCGTACGACAACAACCTCGCTTCGTGGACGTTCAGCGGCGAGTACTCGCTGAAGAAGGACCGCGACCGGAAGTTCTGCCAGGGCCAGTTCCTCTGGTCCGGGCAGGACTACCTCGGCGAGCCGACGCCGTACGACGTCTTCCCGGTCAAGACGTCCTTCTTCGGCGCGATCGACAGCGCCGGCCTGCCCAAGGACGCCTTCCACCTCTTCCGCAGCCAGTGGACCACCGCGCCGATGGTGCACCTGACCCCGATGGACTGGACGAACCACCGGCCCGGCGAACCCGTCGCGGTGTGGGTCTACTCCACTGTGGACACCGTCGAGCTGGTGCTGAACGGGAAGTCGCTGGGCGTCAAGAAGTTCGATCGCAAGACCACTGTGGACGGGCGGCCGTACCTGGAAACGAGCGAGCCGGCCGGTGACGACAAGAACGACCCGTCCGGCAGCTACACCAGCCCGAACGGCAGCACCGGCAAGCTGCACCTGACCTGGACCGTGCCCTTCGAACCCGGCACGCTGACCGCGATCGCCCGGGCCGGTGGCCGCGAGGTGGCGCGCGACCGGCTCGTCACGGCCGGGCCGCCGCGCGCGGTCAAGCTGAGCGTTGACGCGCCCGGTGGCGGCGTGGTGGCCGGGGCGATGACGTTCGTGACGGCTTCGGTCGTGGACGCCCACGGGGTCGTCGTGCCCGGTGACGGGCCGGTGCTGCGCTTCACCGTCGCCGGCCCCGGCCGGGTCGCCGGCGTCGACAACGGACGGCAGGAACTCGCCCAGAGCTACCAGCAGCCGGCGATCCCGGCGTTCAAGGGGCTGGCCGTCGCCGTCGTCGCGGCGACCGGCGGGCGGGGGCAGATCACCGTGACGGCGAGCGCCCCGGGCCTGACGCCGGGGAAGCTCACCTTGCCCGGCACGTCCCTCGGCCAGCGCAACGGCCCGGGAGCGCGCGCCGTCGAGACCCCCGTCGTCCCGGCCGCTTCGACGGTGGACGCGAGCTACTCGGGCGCCCCGGACACGCTGCCGGCCGCGATGCTGGACGGGAACCCGGCCACCGGCTGGTCCAACTACTACGTCAAACCGGCGACTTCGACGCTGAACGCGGTGAGCAGGCCGCGAGCCGAGGACTGGGTGTCCCTGACCTGGCCGTCGGCCCAGCGGATCAGCGCCATCACGGCGAACTTCGTCGTGGACGCGAAGCTGGGGCTGCCGGTCGCCGTCGAAGTCACCTGCCGCACCGCCCGGGGCTTCGAGCCGGTGCGGAACCTGCGGATCACGTGGGGGACCGGCTCGAACGACCCGACGTCGTTCGCATTCGATCCGGTCGTCACCACGGAAGTGCGGGTGACGATGACCGCGCGGACCTTCCTGCGGATCAGCGCGCTGCTGGCCCGGTGAGACGCGGGTCCGGCGGGGCGCACCCCCGCCGGACCCCGGTGTCACCGGCTGCAGGGCGCGAGCGCGTCGAGACCCTGCGGCTTGGCCGCGTTGCGGCCGATGGCGGTGGCGATCCGGTTGATCGTCGCCACGCGCTTGTCCTCGAGCGGGCCGAGGATGGCGTTCTGCACGAAGTTCGGGCCGCCCTGGCCGACGGTCGTCTGCAGGCGGTTGTTGGCTTCGGCGATCTGGGTGTTCAGCAGCTCGAGGTTGCGCTGCACCTCCGCCTGGGCCTGGGCGGGGATGGCCGGGAGCTTGCTTTCGACGTCGGGGCAGGAGATCTGGCCGACCCCGGCGTTGCCGGTGTTGCCGGTGTTCCCGTTCTGGCCGTTGTTGCCGCTCTGGCCGCCGTTGCCCGTGCCCTGAGCCGGCGCGGGAGCCGCCGCACCGGCACCGGCGCCCGTGCCGGACTGCCCGCCGACCGAGCACGTGGCCAGGCTGTCGAGGCCTTGCGGCTTCTCGGCCCGGCGCCCGATCGAGATGGCGATGCGGTCGATCGTGGACTTCCGCTTGTCCGCCAGCGGGCCCAGGATGGCGTTCTGCACGAAGTTCGGGCCGCCCTGGCCGACGGTCGTCTGCAGGCGGTTGTTGGCTTCGGCGATCTGGGTGTTCAGCAGGTCCAGGTTGCGTTGCACCTCGGCCTGGGCTTGTGCGGGGATGGCCGGGAGCTTGCTCGCCACGTCGGGACAGGTGATCTGGCCGGCCGCCGCCTGACCGCCCGAGGCGGCGTTGGCGGCGCCGGGGTCACCGAAGGTCGTGGCGATCACCAGCGCGCCGCCCGCGATCGCGAGGGCGAAGGCGCCCGTCGCGATCTTCGTCCGCCGGGAT
Protein-coding sequences here:
- a CDS encoding dihydrofolate reductase family protein gives rise to the protein MAKLLYAFSCSIDGFLAGPGGDMSWLTPHLHPDPEVDALIPRIGALLVGRRTYDGDDPHRGGPGEGKAFGGGWEGPQFVLTHRPPAPVPGVTFVGDLASAVAAAKEAAGEKYVNVLGADVARQCLEAGLLDEILALPVPVLLGDGVRMFDRPGGGTIELERLRPNWYRVIH
- a CDS encoding glycoside hydrolase family 2 TIM barrel-domain containing protein, translated to MPEAEPNGLRRRVVLGGAGAAVAVSAVAPVARAADVLAQPGPARESDFTTGWRFALANPDGVTDPGGRFADAPKPGFDDSAWQLVDLPHDWSIELPPTGKGTSSGSGFFRGGLGWYRKTFTLPPSLAGKRVSVEFDGVYSDAHVYLNGELLGHHPYAYTGFAFDLTGRLHTDGRTPDVLAVRATNPLPSSRWYSGSGIYRRVRLVVTEPVHVARHGTFVTTPDIAAGRGTVRVATDVVNDAGAPVTAEVRTTVTDPAGRVVATGSTTVAVPGGRTVPAVTGLRVERPQLWSIGAPRLYRLRTDVVVAGRVLDTTTADFGFRYTEFHPDHGFSLNGKPMKLRGVNLHSSQGALGAVIDPAALEHQMRLMLAMGVNALRTAHNPPDPQLVTVCERLGIVMMVEAFDCWRTGKLEYDYHRDFDEWSGRDIAEMVHAAKNSPAVVLWSIGNEVPDASMAGGPQIAADLIAVVRAIDATRPIVMGSDRYRGVPAPGSPQDLILKQLDGLGVNYNTAQSIDGLHKQYPDKFFFESESSSETSTRGVYQDPDLLNTGENHTPGKRATSSYDNNLASWTFSGEYSLKKDRDRKFCQGQFLWSGQDYLGEPTPYDVFPVKTSFFGAIDSAGLPKDAFHLFRSQWTTAPMVHLTPMDWTNHRPGEPVAVWVYSTVDTVELVLNGKSLGVKKFDRKTTVDGRPYLETSEPAGDDKNDPSGSYTSPNGSTGKLHLTWTVPFEPGTLTAIARAGGREVARDRLVTAGPPRAVKLSVDAPGGGVVAGAMTFVTASVVDAHGVVVPGDGPVLRFTVAGPGRVAGVDNGRQELAQSYQQPAIPAFKGLAVAVVAATGGRGQITVTASAPGLTPGKLTLPGTSLGQRNGPGARAVETPVVPAASTVDASYSGAPDTLPAAMLDGNPATGWSNYYVKPATSTLNAVSRPRAEDWVSLTWPSAQRISAITANFVVDAKLGLPVAVEVTCRTARGFEPVRNLRITWGTGSNDPTSFAFDPVVTTEVRVTMTARTFLRISALLAR
- a CDS encoding SGNH/GDSL hydrolase family protein, with protein sequence MTSPLEFCVLGDSLAAGVGSSREDDTLGRRLTRRLRDAGHTVRLRNFGVPGARSADLERQVGVALGERVDLALIVIGANDLAGFVSPAVGARQLHDAVARLVRAGARVIVVPAPDLGIVARVPGPYRQLVSAASGHYAQAQAEAAIRAGGAVATAGPELAARFAADPALFSADRFHPSSAGYAVIAEGLAPHVLAAAAHLAA
- a CDS encoding Clp protease N-terminal domain-containing protein, with amino-acid sequence MFEKLSAAANRALAEAAKHATRMSADDIGPTHLLLGLADDPQSVAGTELTEAGVNLEPLRRLVSAAPSTETTKSKPLALAPDLWRILDAAVRTSASANADLVTTGHILQAAIADQGSEVLQLLSELGLSVPSIAGLRSADLTQRGTKTSAEYEGVPTVRDFDLISASDGPLDDEETRRIGDTELRRMRDHHPRRRRDN
- a CDS encoding alpha/beta fold hydrolase, yielding MTRTVLVRVLVVAVVVLVLLLAAFWAVQRRLIYLPDPAPVPAAASVLPGAVTTGAPPRSGGFATRTPETMAEDIHLRTADGLDLGAWYLHPAGRDPAATVLVAGGNGGNRAGRAPLAAKLAQAGLAVLLLDYRGYGGNPGDPSEDGLALDVRAAHRFLTEDRRVPPGRLIYFGESLGSAVVTELALEHPPAGLLLRSPFADLAAVGAESYPYLPVRLLLRDRFPVKEQAARLHVPAVVVAGGRDSIVPPSQSREVAAAASARLVEIPGADHNDPVLLDGPELVEAVLSLVPR
- a CDS encoding SDR family oxidoreductase, yielding MTGVVVTGGGGGIGAALARRFAADGARVVVADLDGDKAAEIAAEVGGTAFAGDVASLDGVTELIDSARSALGEIDVFCANAGIAPFGGAESGEEVWARTWDVNVMSHVRAANLLLPAWLERGRGHFVATVSAAGLLTSLGSAPYSVTKHGALAFAEWLSATYRHRGITVQAICPQGVRTAMLESTGTAGRLLMGASAIEPEQVADALFAAMEDKRFLVLPHPEVAGYYAARATETDRWLGGMNKLQRKVEEAVGEL
- a CDS encoding enoyl-CoA hydratase-related protein gives rise to the protein MSIVDGVRYEADGAVATCTFDKPDRSNAMDVPMQARYGALLRQADADPEVRAVVVTGAGRAFCPGADLGLLGTIAARPPVEENFRDVLAAASAGVPVIAAVNGGCAGLGFVIACSADVRFAAAGAKFTTAFARRGLIAEYGIAKLLPELVGQGRARDLLLSGRTFTAEQALDYGLVQEVVPPGELAEGAHAYATELATYSAPRSMAVMKEQFAREALLPLSEAARSATELMVESFGRPELAEGLASWNERRPPRFPPHR
- a CDS encoding zinc-binding dehydrogenase; this encodes MTNSMKAVTIPEFGPAEVLRLDTVAVPEPGPGEVSIDVAYAGANFAEVLYRQGVVDVPLPFVPGIEVSGRIRALGEGVEGLSVGEPVAALTIVASGGYAEVVTTAAALVAPLRGTDLEVAAAVPSNSTTAFLVLERVARLERGERVLVHAAAGGVGSQLGQVARLLGAGRVVGTVGSEAKIAAAKAFGYDEVVLRDEVAGTGEFDVVVDMVGGPARRASLDRLAPMGRLVVMGNASGAEDVGIPANELWFTTKTVSGFNLAAFSAVAPETVGQAVRRAVAAVADGTLRVDVESLSLAEAVTAHRRIESGSTTGKLVLRVR
- a CDS encoding SDR family oxidoreductase, yielding MNSFKDRVAIVTGASRGIGLGIAKTLVERGAKVCLTARKPEALEEAVGSLGGPDVAMFVAGKADDTDHQDETVAKTIETFGRLDYLVNNTGINPVYGPTLDIDPAAAAKILGVNVLAPLGWTKRARDAWMGEHGGAVVNVASVAGLGASPGIGMYGVSKAALIRLTVELGAELGPKIRVNAVAPAVVKTKFATALYEGREEEVASAYPMKRLGVPADIAGAVAFLLSDDAGWITGQTVVLDGGVTLGGGL